CTGGCGGTCGCATTTCTACGGCCTCGCCCCGCTCGGCTGGGCGCTCCAGGCGGCCGGTCACGAGGTGCGGGTGGCCAGCCATCCCTCGCTGGTGCCGGCGATCACCGCGGCCGGGCTGGCGGCGGTGCCGCTGGGCCGGGACCTCGACTTCGCCGAGGCCTTCGCGGGCCGGATCGGCGCGGTGGGCGCCCTCGACCCGGCCGGACCCGCCGCCCCCGACCCGGCTCTACCCGCCGCCCCGGCTCCGGCGGTGCCCGCCACCCCCGACCCGGCCACCCCCGAACAGGACGACCCGCTCGAACCGGCGATCACCGCCGACGGCGGGGTGGTCCGGTTCGCCGACGCCCTCCTCGACGACCTGGTCGGCTTCGGCCGGGCCTGGCGGCCGGACCTGATGGTCTGGGAGCCGTTCAACCTCGCCGCCCCGGTGGCCGCCGCCGCGCTCGGGGTGCCCGGCGTGCTGCACCTGTGGGGGCCGGACTCCTCGGTCACCCTCCGGCTCGACCCGGAGTCGGTGCTCGGCCCGCTCGCCGGCCGGTTCGGGCTCGCCGCCTCCGACGTGTCACTCACCGGTGCGCTGACCCTCGACCCGGTGCCACCGCCGATGCAGGTGCCGACGGCCCGCCCCGGCCGGCCGGTCCGGTTCGTGCCGTACAACGGTCCGGCCGTGCTGCCGTCCTGGCTGCACGGCCCGGCGGACCGGCCCCGGGTCTGCGTCACGGCCGGCACCATGATGGCCGGGGTCGGGCTCGACGACCGGCTGGGCCTGGCCCGGGTGATCCGGGCGGTGGCCGGGCTGGACGTGGAGGTCGTGGTGCTGGTCGAGCCGGCCCAACAGGCCCGGCTCGGCCCGCTGCCGGACAACGTCCGGCTGGTCGACGCCCCGCTGGCCCTGCGCCTGGTGCTGCCGACCTGCGCCGCGCTGGTGCAGCAGGGCGGCGCGGGCAGCACCATGACGGCACTCGGCCTCGGCGTGCCGCAGCTGGTCCTGCCGCAGGTCAGCGACCAGCACTTCAACGCCGAACGGCTGGCGGTCACCGGCGCGGGGACCTGGTTGTCCCCGGCGCGGGCCGACGACGACACCCTCCGCGCGCTGGTCGGTGAGCTGATCGGCGACGGCCACTGGCGGGAGTCCGCGGCGCTGATGCGGGACCGGGTACACGCGATGCCCACCCCCGCCGAGGTGGTGCCGGCGCTGGTGGCCCTCGCCGCGTCCACCCGGAGCTGATCCACCGGCCTGTCGGACCACCCTAGGAGTCACTGATGACGCAGCCGTCGCCCATTCCTTACCCGCTCGCTCCGGCGCCCACGATCTACCACCCGTCGCCGGACTACACCCGGCTGCGGGAGACCTGCCCGGTGGCGCCCATCGCGCTGCCCGACGGGGCGTCGGCCTACCTCGCCACCCGGCACGCCGACGTGCGCCGGGTCTTCACCGACCACCGGTTCAGCCGGGCCGCCGCGGCCGGCCCCGACCGCCCGACCCGGGAGCTGGGGTCACTGGCCGAGGACTCGCTGATCGGGATGGACCCGCCCCGGCACACGACGATGCGCCGGGCGGTGTCGCACGCGTTCACCGTCCGCCGGGTGGAGGCGCTGCGCCCGACGGTCGCCGCACTCGTCGACCGGATGATCGACGACCTGGTGGCGGCGGGTCCGCCGGCCGACCTGATCCCGCACCTGTCCGCGCCCCTGCCGATCTACGTGATCAGCAAGCTGTTCGGCATCCCGGAGCACGACCAGGAGCGGGTACGCCAGTGGTCCGACGCGCTCGTCGGGGACTGGGACGCCGACCCGGCGGCCCCGCAGGCCGCCCTCGACGCGTTCGGCGAGATGATCGTCGAGCGTCGCCGCAACCCCGGCGACGACCTGATGAGCGCGCTGATCGCCGCCTGGGATGCCCACGACGACCTCACCGAACGGGAACTCGTCTCGGTCACCGCCGGCATCTTCGTCGGCGGCCACGAGACCACCACCAACCAGCTCAACCTGTTCCTGCTGGTGCTGGCCCGGCACCCCGAGCAGCTGGCCGGGCTGCGCGGCGACGACCCGGTGGCGGTGGCCCGCGCGGTCGAGGAGCTGTCCCGGTTCATCCAGCTCGGCGACAACGGGGTGCTGCTGCCCCGGGTGACCACCGAGGAGGTGGAGCTCGGCGGGGTACGCCTGCCGGCCGGCACCCCGGTGCTCCCGGCGATCGCCTCGGCGAACCGCGACGCGTCGGTGTTCGCCGGGGCGGACACCCTCGACCTGGGCCGGGCCGACAATCCGCACCTGGCGTTCGGTGCCGGCCCGCACCACTGTCTCGGGGCGGCGCTGGCCCGGATGGAGCTGCAGGAGGCGCTCGGAGCGCTGCTGCGCCGGCTGCCCGGCCTGCGCCTGGCGGTGCCCGAGGAGGAGCTGCGGTTCAAGCCCGGCCTGGTGGTACGCAGCCTGGAGACGCTGCCGGTGAGCTGGGACCGGGTCGCCGGGTGACCGTCGATCCGGCGCTCAGCCGGTGACCCGGGTGGGGGCCGTCGGGTCGAACGCCGCCTCGACGGCCACCTCCTCCACCCCGCGCAGCAGCGCCTCGGCCTGGGCCTCGGTGAAGCAGCCCAGGTCGAAGATGACCTGGAGGAAGATGGTGTCGGGGTGGTCCTCGACGGTGATGAACGCCTGCTCGGGCAGGTGGTCCAGGGTGCCGTCCCAGACCAGGAACGTCTCGACCGCCTTCCGCCGGATCTGCTCCGGGGTCACCTCCCCGGCACGGGCGGCGTCGTCGGCCGCCTGCCGGGTGACCACCCGCCGGTCGTTGATCCGCAGGGTCACCCGGGCCGGATACCCGCGCTCGTCGTCCAGCCGGGCGCTGGTCTCGGCGAGCTGCACCGGGTCGTAGTAGGCGTACATCCCGGCGGCGACCGACGCCCGGCGGGCCCGGGTCACCACTTCGTCCACCGTGGTGTCGGCGGCGTCCACGGTGAGCACGCCGTTCTGGCTCAGCGGGGCGATGGCCTCGGCGAACCCGGGCCGGAACCGGTTGCCCACGATGAGCTTGGCGGTCAGCGGGCTGACCCCGGTGGCCCGGCCGACCGCCACCGCGATGACCGCGAGCAGCACCCGGGAGGTGTCCGTCCTGGTCCGTCGGGCGATGGCCCGCACCGCCAGGTGGGCCGCGGGCGAGCTGAACCGGCCGTGCCAGAACCGCCGGCCGTGCCGCCCGGCCGGGTTGGTGACCTCGCCGAAGGTCGACGGCGGGATGGCCCGCAGGTGCGTCTCCCAGTGCCGGACCGCCCGGTCGCTGACCCGGCGCAGCGGTGGCGTGCGCTCCCGCCGGCCGAGGTCGAGCAGGTCCACGGTACGCGGGTCGGGGGTACGGCGGGCCGCCAGGTCGACCAGCCCGAGGTCGGCCATCAGCAGGGCGGTCGCCGTGCCGTCGACCACCAGGTGGTCGAGGGTCAGCACCCGGTGCACCGGGACGCCCCGGTGCCGGACCACCGCCATCCGCACCGACCAGTCCCGGTAGAGGTCGTAGTGGGTCAGCAGCCGGGCGTGGCCCAGCTCGTAGGCGAACTTCGCCACGTCGGCCGGGTCGGCGTCGTCCGGAACGTCCAGCACGTCGAGGGCGATCTCCCCGTCGGCGGACACCACCTGGCAGGGTTCACCCCGGTCGTCGGTGCCCAGCCGCATCCGCAGCGCCGGATACCGGCTCATCAGGTCGCCGAGCTGCGCCGCGAGCTGGGCCACGGTGACCCCCGCCGGCACCGGGTGCGCGCCGCTGACGTTGTGCGTCCACCCGGTCTCCCGCATGTCCTGCATGATCGCCAGTTGACCCCAGGTCAGCGGCGCGGTCCCGGCCCCCGGGCCGGCGAACGGGACGAGCACCTGCGCCTCGGCGGTCTCCGCGAACATCGGTCCATCAGAGCAACGCCGATCGGCGCGTGTCAACGTCACAAATCGCCGCCGACGACCGGGGCGTCGGCAGCGTCGTGGTGCCGGCGGACCGGGCAGCGGCGTTAGGGTACGGCCATGCGGGACACCGTCCGGGTCTGGACCGTGCCGGCCCGGGTGACCCCGGACGAGCTGGCCCGGTACCACGCGGTGCTCGATGCCGGCGAGCGGTCCCGGGCGGCGGCGCTCGCCGACGCGGCGACCCGGGACCGGTTCACGGTGGGGCACGGGGCGCTACGTCTGCTGGTCGGCCGGATCCTGGACGTGCCGCCTGAGCGGCTGCGCTGGTCACGGGGTCGGCACGGCAAGCCGACGCTGGCCGATCCCGGGGGCGGACCGCAGACGAGCCTGTCGTACTCCGCCGATCTCGTCGCGCTGGCGGTGGGCGGTCGCCGGGCGGTCGGGGTCGACATCCAGCACCCCTCGCCGGGGCTGGACCCGGTGGGTCTGGCCGACCGGTTCTTCGCCACCGAGGAGGCGCGGCAGGTCGCCTCCGGAGCCACCGCCGCCGTCCGGGCCGACCGGTTCGCCCGGTTGTGGGCGCGCAAGGAGGCCGTGGTCAAGGCGGCCGGGGGTCGGCTCTGGCCCAATCTGGCGATGCCGGTGTACCGGGGCGACCTGGTGCGGTGCGCCGACCCGGTGGGCGTACACCGGGTGACCGACGTGGTGACCCCGGCCGGATACCGGATCGCGGTGGCCCTGACCGGGGACGCGCCGTACGTCGTCGAGTCGTGCCGGGGCCTCGGCGGGTGACGTGCACCGGGCACCGCGGACGAAGATCGCCGCACCCGTTGACACCCTCCGATCCCGTTTGCTCTGATGACTCCATGGTGGAGCGCAGGGTCCAGTGACAGAGTCCGACACGGCCGCCCCGCCGCGGCTACGCGCGCAGGTCGTCGACCGCATGACCACGCTGCTGACCCGGATGCTCAAACCCGAGGCCCCGGTCACCGAGCGGACCCAGCTCATGGACGAGCTGGGCCTCAGCTCCTCCCTCGCGCTGGAGCTGCTGCTCGAGCTGGAGGACGAGCTGGAGATCCAGATCGACGTGGAGGACCTCGACGAGGACCGGATGACCACGGTCGGCGACCTGGCCGACTACATCACCGAGCACAGCACCCCCCGCTGACGGCCCGCGACCGGGGCCTGGCCGGCGTTTCCGAAGGAGTCCCATGCCGACCATGGACCGGCCCCGCCTGAGCGTGGTGATCCCCGCCCACGACAACGGTTCGGTGCTCGACACCACACTGGCGTCGCTGACCCGGCAGAGCCTGCCGGCGGAGGAGTTCGAGGTCGTCGTCGGCGACGACGGCTCGGCCGTCCCGCTGGCCCCGGTCGTCGAGCGCTACGCCGACCGGCTGCGGATCAGTTGCGTGCGCAGCGACACCAACCGGGGCCGCAGCGCCAACCGCAACGCGGCGGCGGCCCGCGCCACCGCCGACACCCTGCTGTTCCTGGACGCCGACACGGTGGCGCACCCCGGCCTGCTGGCCCGGCACCGGGCCTACCACGCGGCCCTCGACGGGCGGCCCGGGGTCCTGCTGGGGCAGCGCTACGACCTCGACTGGGCCGGTGCGGACGCCCTGCGCCGGGGTGAGCCGATCGACCCGCTGATGCTGGACGCCGAGCGGGGCGACCCCCGGCTGGAGGACATCGCCCATCCGCAGCGGATCAAGGATTTCCCCAGCGCGCCCTGGGTGCTCGGGCTGACCCACAACGCGTCGGTGGACCGGGAGTCGTTCCTGCGGGTGGCCGGCTTCGACGAGGCGATGGTCAAGTGGGGGTTCGAGGACCTGGACTTCTTCTACCGGGTCTTCCACCTGCACGGGGCCCGGCCCGACCTGTTCCGGCTGGACGTCGAGGCGCTCTCCTACCATCTGCCGCACTTCCGCAAGACCTCCAACGGCATGGCCTCGATGGACAACATGAAGCACATGCTGCGCAAGCACCTGCGCTACGACGTCGAGGTGCTGTACGCGATCAACACGTTCGGCCGGCACCTGGGCCGGATCCGGCTCTACGGCGAGGCGATCGAGGCGTACCGGCGCAACGGGTTGGGGCGGCCGGACGCGCTGCCGGACGCGCTGCGGGCGGAGCTGGCCACCGGCACGGCGCTGGTGATCGGCAACGGGGTGTCCGCCCTGGAACTGGGGTCCGGCTCGCACACCTTCGACCACGACGCACCGCCCGGCCCGACCAACTCGCACCTGCTCGGCACCGTGCTCCAGCAGTTCCGGGCCGGTGCGCTGGATCTGATCGTCAACGTCGACCTGTGGCGCTTTCTCCTCCCGGAGGATCTGCCGGCCTTCCTGACCCGGGGGCTGCTCAAGGCCGACCGGATCGAACTGGTCGCCACCCACGTCCCGGTGGACCAGCGGGCGATGCTGCCGGTGCCCTTCATGGCGGATCTCGACTACCTGGTCGACATGCTGCACCGGCACTTCACCGTCACGGTCGGCGTCCACGACGGCGCGACCCTGTTGACGGTGCGCTGAGCCGTCCGACGCGCCCCCTGTTGACGGTGCGCTGAGCCGTCCGACACGCCGCTGTCGGGTGGCCGCCAGCGTGGTGCCGGCGGCCGGTCACGCCCCCGGGTGGCCGAGGATCAGGCTGACGTTGTGGCCGCCGAAGCCGAAGGAGTTGGACATCACGGTGGCCACCGCGGTGGTCCGGGGCTGCTTGCGGATGTGGTCGATCTCGTCGGCCGGGTCCGGTTCGTCGAGGTTGTGGGTCGGCGGCAGCACGCCGCGCCGCAGCGCCTCGACGCCGATGGCCGCCTCGATCACCCCGGAGACGCCGAGCACGTGCCCGGTCACCCCCTTGGTGGAACTCACCGGCGGGGTGGCCGCACCATAGACGTCCCGCAGCGCGGCCACCTCGGCCGCGTCGCCGGCCTTGGTGCTCGTGCCGTGGGCGTTGAGGTACCCGATGTCGTCGGGGCGCAGCCCGGCGTCGCGCAGCGCCGTCCGCATGCAGTGCGCGGCGCCGGAACCGTCGGGGCGGGGGGTGGTGGGATGGTAGGCGTCGTTGTTCGCGCCCCACCCGAGCAGGTCGGCGTGCCGCCGGGCGCCGCGCGCCACCGCGTGTGCGGTGCGTTCCAGCACGAACACCCCGGCGCCCTCGCCGAGGACGAGGCCGTTGCGGCGGCGGTCGAACGGGCGGCTCGCGGCGGTCGGGTCGGACCAGCCGCGGGCGAGCGCGCGGGCGTTGCCGAACGCGTCGACGAAGGTCGGGAAGAGGGGTGCCTCGCTGCATCCGCAGAGCACCACGTCGGCTTCGTCGGCGCGGAGGATCCGCACCGCCTCGCCGATCGACTGGGCGCCGGCCGCGCAGGCGGTCCCGATCGACGAGGTGTAGCCCCGGATGCCGTACCGGATGGCGATCCGGGCCGCGCCCATGTTGGGCAGCGTCCCGGGCAGCATGTACGGGCTGACCCCGAACCGGCCCCGCT
Above is a window of Micromonospora rifamycinica DNA encoding:
- a CDS encoding nucleotide disphospho-sugar-binding domain-containing protein translates to MRILLTTWGWRSHFYGLAPLGWALQAAGHEVRVASHPSLVPAITAAGLAAVPLGRDLDFAEAFAGRIGAVGALDPAGPAAPDPALPAAPAPAVPATPDPATPEQDDPLEPAITADGGVVRFADALLDDLVGFGRAWRPDLMVWEPFNLAAPVAAAALGVPGVLHLWGPDSSVTLRLDPESVLGPLAGRFGLAASDVSLTGALTLDPVPPPMQVPTARPGRPVRFVPYNGPAVLPSWLHGPADRPRVCVTAGTMMAGVGLDDRLGLARVIRAVAGLDVEVVVLVEPAQQARLGPLPDNVRLVDAPLALRLVLPTCAALVQQGGAGSTMTALGLGVPQLVLPQVSDQHFNAERLAVTGAGTWLSPARADDDTLRALVGELIGDGHWRESAALMRDRVHAMPTPAEVVPALVALAASTRS
- a CDS encoding cytochrome P450 → MTQPSPIPYPLAPAPTIYHPSPDYTRLRETCPVAPIALPDGASAYLATRHADVRRVFTDHRFSRAAAAGPDRPTRELGSLAEDSLIGMDPPRHTTMRRAVSHAFTVRRVEALRPTVAALVDRMIDDLVAAGPPADLIPHLSAPLPIYVISKLFGIPEHDQERVRQWSDALVGDWDADPAAPQAALDAFGEMIVERRRNPGDDLMSALIAAWDAHDDLTERELVSVTAGIFVGGHETTTNQLNLFLLVLARHPEQLAGLRGDDPVAVARAVEELSRFIQLGDNGVLLPRVTTEEVELGGVRLPAGTPVLPAIASANRDASVFAGADTLDLGRADNPHLAFGAGPHHCLGAALARMELQEALGALLRRLPGLRLAVPEEELRFKPGLVVRSLETLPVSWDRVAG
- a CDS encoding condensation domain-containing protein, producing the protein MFAETAEAQVLVPFAGPGAGTAPLTWGQLAIMQDMRETGWTHNVSGAHPVPAGVTVAQLAAQLGDLMSRYPALRMRLGTDDRGEPCQVVSADGEIALDVLDVPDDADPADVAKFAYELGHARLLTHYDLYRDWSVRMAVVRHRGVPVHRVLTLDHLVVDGTATALLMADLGLVDLAARRTPDPRTVDLLDLGRRERTPPLRRVSDRAVRHWETHLRAIPPSTFGEVTNPAGRHGRRFWHGRFSSPAAHLAVRAIARRTRTDTSRVLLAVIAVAVGRATGVSPLTAKLIVGNRFRPGFAEAIAPLSQNGVLTVDAADTTVDEVVTRARRASVAAGMYAYYDPVQLAETSARLDDERGYPARVTLRINDRRVVTRQAADDAARAGEVTPEQIRRKAVETFLVWDGTLDHLPEQAFITVEDHPDTIFLQVIFDLGCFTEAQAEALLRGVEEVAVEAAFDPTAPTRVTG
- a CDS encoding 4'-phosphopantetheinyl transferase family protein, encoding MRDTVRVWTVPARVTPDELARYHAVLDAGERSRAAALADAATRDRFTVGHGALRLLVGRILDVPPERLRWSRGRHGKPTLADPGGGPQTSLSYSADLVALAVGGRRAVGVDIQHPSPGLDPVGLADRFFATEEARQVASGATAAVRADRFARLWARKEAVVKAAGGRLWPNLAMPVYRGDLVRCADPVGVHRVTDVVTPAGYRIAVALTGDAPYVVESCRGLGG
- a CDS encoding phosphopantetheine-binding protein, whose protein sequence is MTESDTAAPPRLRAQVVDRMTTLLTRMLKPEAPVTERTQLMDELGLSSSLALELLLELEDELEIQIDVEDLDEDRMTTVGDLADYITEHSTPR
- a CDS encoding glycosyltransferase family 2 protein, whose product is MPTMDRPRLSVVIPAHDNGSVLDTTLASLTRQSLPAEEFEVVVGDDGSAVPLAPVVERYADRLRISCVRSDTNRGRSANRNAAAARATADTLLFLDADTVAHPGLLARHRAYHAALDGRPGVLLGQRYDLDWAGADALRRGEPIDPLMLDAERGDPRLEDIAHPQRIKDFPSAPWVLGLTHNASVDRESFLRVAGFDEAMVKWGFEDLDFFYRVFHLHGARPDLFRLDVEALSYHLPHFRKTSNGMASMDNMKHMLRKHLRYDVEVLYAINTFGRHLGRIRLYGEAIEAYRRNGLGRPDALPDALRAELATGTALVIGNGVSALELGSGSHTFDHDAPPGPTNSHLLGTVLQQFRAGALDLIVNVDLWRFLLPEDLPAFLTRGLLKADRIELVATHVPVDQRAMLPVPFMADLDYLVDMLHRHFTVTVGVHDGATLLTVR
- a CDS encoding beta-ketoacyl-[acyl-carrier-protein] synthase family protein, coding for MPAGVTVTGIGLVSPVGSRAAEVFDAVCEGRSGLTRPAEGHPVHGVVDVAAFSPAIDPASVLPGPESRVADRSIVMALRAAGDALADAGIEVGRDVDPYRVAVIVSGVGGLSTLADQVLARAERGRFGVSPYMLPGTLPNMGAARIAIRYGIRGYTSSIGTACAAGAQSIGEAVRILRADEADVVLCGCSEAPLFPTFVDAFGNARALARGWSDPTAASRPFDRRRNGLVLGEGAGVFVLERTAHAVARGARRHADLLGWGANNDAYHPTTPRPDGSGAAHCMRTALRDAGLRPDDIGYLNAHGTSTKAGDAAEVAALRDVYGAATPPVSSTKGVTGHVLGVSGVIEAAIGVEALRRGVLPPTHNLDEPDPADEIDHIRKQPRTTAVATVMSNSFGFGGHNVSLILGHPGA